One genomic window of Gemmatimonadota bacterium includes the following:
- a CDS encoding adenylosuccinate lyase has product MTDARWQSPLSGRYASPAMLHLWSEAYRIGRWRRVWLALAESERALGLEIPDAALEAMRAHLDDADLAVAAAYEKRFRHDVMAHVHAYGEQAPAARAHLHLGATSAFVTDNADVLVMRDGLALILGRLLDVVGHLRAFAERHAALPCLAYTHFQPAQLTTVGKRATLWAQDFALDIEAVVHRLATLRLRGCKGTTGTQASFLELFDGDHAKVRDLERRITEALGLPRAFAVTGQTYPRKADAQILDALSGIAQSAAKFGADIRLLQHEGELLEPFESEQIGSSAMAYKRNPMRAERIGALSRHVISLQANGAHTAAAQWLERTLDDSANRRLTLPEAFLAVDAILLLAGNIAQGLEVREPVIARHVREQMPFMATERWLMLGVQAGGDRQALHEVVRSHAMTVHAAVAGGAPNDLMDRLAADPAFAGIDQARLAAELDPARYTGRSREQVAEFVAEYLTPLIAEARPYAAAAEHAELRV; this is encoded by the coding sequence ATGACCGACGCCCGCTGGCAGTCACCGCTTTCCGGCCGCTATGCCTCCCCGGCGATGCTCCACCTCTGGAGCGAGGCCTATCGCATCGGCCGCTGGCGTCGCGTCTGGCTCGCCCTGGCGGAGTCGGAGCGGGCCCTCGGCCTGGAGATCCCCGACGCCGCCCTGGAGGCGATGCGGGCGCACCTCGACGACGCCGACCTCGCCGTCGCCGCGGCGTACGAAAAGCGCTTCCGCCACGACGTGATGGCGCACGTCCACGCCTACGGCGAGCAGGCCCCCGCGGCGCGCGCGCACCTGCACCTCGGCGCCACGTCGGCGTTCGTCACCGACAACGCCGACGTGCTGGTGATGCGCGATGGGCTCGCACTGATTCTCGGGCGACTGCTCGACGTGGTGGGCCACTTGCGCGCCTTTGCCGAACGCCACGCTGCCCTGCCCTGCCTGGCCTACACGCACTTTCAGCCGGCCCAGCTGACCACGGTCGGGAAGCGCGCCACGCTCTGGGCGCAGGACTTCGCGCTCGACATCGAGGCGGTCGTCCATCGACTCGCCACGCTGCGGCTCCGCGGCTGCAAGGGGACCACGGGCACACAGGCCTCCTTCCTCGAGCTCTTCGACGGCGACCATGCCAAGGTCCGCGACCTCGAACGACGGATCACCGAGGCGCTTGGCCTGCCGCGCGCGTTCGCCGTCACCGGCCAGACCTACCCGCGGAAGGCCGATGCGCAGATCCTCGATGCGTTGAGCGGCATCGCCCAGTCGGCGGCGAAGTTCGGCGCGGACATCCGGCTGTTGCAGCATGAGGGCGAATTGCTCGAGCCGTTCGAATCGGAGCAGATCGGATCGAGTGCGATGGCCTACAAGCGCAACCCGATGCGTGCCGAACGGATCGGCGCGTTGTCGCGTCACGTCATCTCGTTGCAGGCCAACGGCGCACACACGGCGGCGGCGCAGTGGCTGGAGCGGACACTCGATGACTCGGCCAATCGCCGCTTGACCCTGCCGGAAGCGTTCCTCGCCGTCGATGCCATCCTGCTCCTGGCCGGCAACATCGCGCAGGGCCTCGAGGTGCGAGAGCCCGTGATTGCCCGCCATGTCCGCGAGCAGATGCCCTTCATGGCCACCGAACGGTGGTTGATGCTCGGCGTGCAAGCGGGTGGCGATCGCCAGGCATTGCACGAAGTGGTGCGCAGTCACGCGATGACGGTGCACGCGGCCGTCGCGGGTGGGGCGCCGAATGACCTGATGGATCGCCTCGCCGCCGACCCGGCGTTTGCCGGCATCGACCAGGCCCGACTTGCAGCCGAGCTGGACCCCGCGCGCTACACGGGACGCTCCCGCGAACAGGTCGCCGAGTTTGTCGCCGAATACCTCACTCCGCTTATCGCCGAGGCCCGCCCGTACGCCGCCGCCGCGGAGCACGCGGAGCTGCGCGTATGA
- a CDS encoding PDZ domain-containing protein produces MPLELARETGLREGDVIVSLNRTPVRRAEDLARLLDGMRPGTSFQLVIERRGTLYPLNLRI; encoded by the coding sequence GTGCCGCTCGAACTCGCACGCGAGACGGGACTGCGCGAGGGTGATGTGATCGTCAGCCTCAATCGGACCCCCGTGCGCCGGGCGGAGGACCTCGCGCGCCTCCTCGACGGCATGCGGCCCGGCACCTCGTTCCAGCTGGTGATCGAACGTCGCGGCACGCTCTATCCCTTGAACCTGCGGATCTGA
- a CDS encoding trypsin-like peptidase domain-containing protein, with amino-acid sequence MTRRIGALLLALVAAACRGEATANAQQSTPPAPRPAASLDGARRTAIVDASARVAPAVVSVRVTLPTPRPSQWDLFTGNQPGTPQSFGTGFILRADGIVVTNQHVVANAQQVTVTLADGTDVEGRVLGEDPLTDIAVIKIERQGLPIVRVGRSSDLMIGEWSIALGNPYSYLLGNAEPTVTAGVISATGRNILPTGEQNGLYLDMIQTDAAINPGNSGGPLVNALGEVIGVNSSIFSNSGGSVGLGFAIPIERAVRVAEEIVRNGTVRRAWVGLDVAQASEMGEWKRTGGVAVASVAPGGPAAKAGLRTGDVLVKANGRVLRNSLDWESVKLDLHVGDPITISVQSAGQTSDKRLVSSDLPTATATPGALWWPRPGDRDAGGSRRAWHSQRWRRCDYQSAARTRTRDGTARG; translated from the coding sequence GTGACCCGCCGTATCGGAGCGCTGCTCCTCGCCCTTGTGGCCGCCGCCTGTCGCGGCGAGGCCACGGCCAACGCCCAACAATCGACGCCACCCGCTCCGCGCCCCGCCGCCTCGCTCGACGGCGCGCGACGCACCGCGATCGTCGATGCCTCGGCCCGCGTGGCGCCTGCCGTCGTCTCGGTGCGGGTGACGCTGCCGACCCCGCGTCCCTCGCAGTGGGATCTCTTCACCGGCAATCAGCCGGGCACGCCACAGAGCTTCGGCACCGGCTTCATCCTGCGCGCCGACGGCATCGTCGTCACCAATCAGCACGTCGTCGCCAATGCCCAGCAGGTGACCGTCACCCTGGCTGACGGGACCGACGTCGAAGGGCGCGTGCTGGGCGAGGATCCGCTCACCGACATCGCGGTCATCAAGATCGAACGCCAGGGACTCCCGATCGTCCGCGTCGGGCGCTCGAGCGACCTGATGATCGGCGAATGGTCGATCGCGCTCGGCAATCCCTACAGCTACCTCCTCGGCAATGCGGAACCGACCGTCACGGCTGGGGTGATCAGTGCCACAGGGCGCAACATCCTGCCCACTGGGGAACAGAACGGCCTCTACCTCGACATGATCCAGACCGACGCGGCCATCAATCCGGGTAATTCCGGCGGCCCGCTGGTGAACGCCCTCGGCGAAGTCATCGGCGTCAACTCCTCGATCTTCTCGAACAGTGGCGGCAGCGTCGGACTCGGGTTCGCCATTCCGATCGAGCGTGCCGTCCGCGTGGCCGAGGAAATCGTCCGCAACGGGACGGTGCGTCGCGCGTGGGTCGGACTCGATGTGGCGCAGGCGAGCGAGATGGGCGAATGGAAGCGCACCGGCGGCGTCGCGGTGGCGAGCGTGGCGCCCGGTGGTCCCGCGGCGAAGGCCGGCCTCCGCACCGGTGACGTGCTGGTGAAGGCCAATGGCCGCGTCCTCCGCAATTCGCTCGACTGGGAATCGGTCAAGCTCGATCTCCACGTCGGCGACCCGATCACGATCTCGGTGCAGAGCGCGGGGCAAACGAGCGACAAGCGATTGGTCTCCTCCGACCTGCCCACGGCGACAGCGACTCCGGGTGCGCTTTGGTGGCCTCGACCTGGTGACCGTGACGCCGGCGGTTCGCGCCGAGCTTGGCATTCGCAGCGATGGCGGCGCTGCGATTACCAAAGTGCCGCTCGAACTCGCACGCGAGACGGGACTGCGCGAGGGTGA
- the truA gene encoding tRNA pseudouridine(38-40) synthase TruA, whose translation MGRALLLTLEFDGSAFFGWQRQPDRRTVQQVVEEALGRLAGMPCTAIAAGRTDTGVHALAMPVSTTMPEQWTAEALLRALNAVLPRDVAVSEVRAITPGRDARRAAESRRYRYDVGVDAASRSPFRGRTEWALGRPVDLAMLQRAASVLEGEHEFLAFMVTGEPKPHYRCRIVEAAWSAPEAGRLRFIVAADRFLHHMVRMLVGTMVEIGQGRRPESDMARLLTMTHNADTSAPAPAAGLSFLSATYPATYFLGERAAW comes from the coding sequence ATGGGACGCGCGCTGCTGCTCACGCTGGAGTTCGACGGATCCGCCTTTTTCGGGTGGCAGCGCCAGCCTGATCGACGGACGGTGCAGCAGGTCGTCGAGGAAGCATTGGGTCGGCTGGCCGGGATGCCGTGCACCGCAATTGCGGCGGGGCGGACCGACACCGGCGTTCACGCGTTGGCCATGCCGGTCTCGACGACGATGCCCGAGCAGTGGACCGCCGAGGCGTTGCTCCGAGCACTGAACGCCGTGTTGCCGCGCGATGTCGCCGTGTCTGAGGTCCGGGCGATTACCCCCGGTCGTGATGCGCGGCGGGCCGCCGAATCGCGACGGTACCGGTATGATGTCGGCGTCGACGCGGCCAGTCGCTCGCCGTTCCGGGGACGGACCGAGTGGGCGCTGGGGCGCCCGGTCGATCTCGCGATGCTGCAACGGGCCGCGTCGGTCCTCGAAGGCGAGCACGAATTCCTCGCCTTCATGGTGACCGGCGAGCCCAAGCCGCACTACCGGTGTCGTATCGTCGAGGCCGCGTGGTCGGCACCGGAGGCCGGGCGTCTCCGCTTTATCGTGGCCGCCGACCGGTTTCTCCACCACATGGTGCGCATGCTGGTTGGCACCATGGTGGAGATCGGCCAAGGACGACGACCTGAGAGCGACATGGCCCGACTGCTGACGATGACCCACAACGCCGACACCAGTGCACCGGCGCCGGCGGCTGGCCTGAGTTTTCTGTCCGCGACTTACCCCGCGACCTACTTCCTCGGAGAGCGCGCCGCGTGGTGA
- the trpD gene encoding anthranilate phosphoribosyltransferase, whose protein sequence is MTTPASVPAPAVRHALGLLAAGHGLSEEEAARAFGEIMAGAAGPASLGALLLALRTRGESAEEIAGAVRALRDAMRRVDHPTPDALVDTCGTGGGKVTTLNLSTAAAFVAAGAGVPVAKHGNRSFTSKSGSADVLEALGVGIELTPERAAEVLAATGIVFLYAPSYHPAMRHVAPVRRELGVPTVMNLVGPLANPALAGRQVVGVADIDRAPRMAGALARLGSTHALVVHADIGMDEIAPMGETSVWEVRGGAVTEWRLDPARFGLAAPTLDGLAGGSPEENAAVIRGMLEGGAPRRRSSRPSCSTRRRRSM, encoded by the coding sequence ATGACCACTCCCGCTTCCGTTCCGGCCCCGGCTGTTCGCCATGCCCTCGGCCTCCTTGCCGCCGGCCATGGCCTGAGTGAGGAGGAGGCCGCGCGTGCCTTCGGCGAGATCATGGCGGGGGCTGCCGGGCCGGCCTCGCTCGGGGCCCTCCTGCTGGCCCTGCGGACCAGGGGGGAAAGCGCCGAGGAGATCGCCGGCGCGGTCCGGGCGCTGCGCGATGCCATGCGCCGCGTCGACCACCCGACCCCGGACGCCTTGGTCGACACCTGCGGCACGGGCGGCGGGAAAGTCACCACGCTGAACCTCTCGACCGCGGCGGCGTTCGTGGCCGCCGGGGCTGGGGTCCCCGTGGCGAAGCATGGCAACCGCTCCTTCACCTCGAAGTCCGGCTCGGCAGACGTCCTGGAGGCGCTCGGGGTCGGCATCGAATTGACCCCGGAGCGGGCGGCCGAGGTCCTTGCGGCCACCGGGATCGTCTTCCTCTACGCCCCGAGCTATCACCCGGCGATGCGCCACGTCGCCCCGGTACGACGCGAGCTCGGCGTCCCCACCGTGATGAACCTCGTGGGCCCGCTCGCGAATCCTGCGCTCGCCGGTCGACAGGTGGTGGGGGTCGCCGACATCGACCGCGCGCCGCGGATGGCGGGCGCGCTCGCCCGACTCGGCTCGACTCACGCGCTGGTGGTCCACGCCGACATCGGCATGGACGAAATTGCACCGATGGGCGAGACGTCCGTGTGGGAGGTGCGGGGCGGAGCGGTGACGGAGTGGCGGCTCGACCCGGCGCGCTTCGGGCTCGCCGCGCCGACGCTCGACGGGCTGGCCGGCGGCTCGCCGGAGGAGAACGCTGCGGTGATCCGCGGGATGCTCGAGGGGGGCGCGCCGCGGCGGCGGTCGAGTCGGCCGTCGTGCTCAACGCGGCGGCGGCGATCTATGTGA
- the lexA gene encoding transcriptional repressor LexA: MTLSPLTPKQRKMLDFLSEAIAQQGYAPSFEEIAEKFNYQSLATVHEHLTTLQRKGYIRRNYNESRAIEVLPPRGSTGATDIPLLGAVAAGYPIESMMSGEVVQVPDAMLPRRGPNYALRVRGESMIDEQICDGDLVVVNGRDSADNGEMVIALVNGNEATVKRFYREPGGWIRLQPANTAMRPLRYQEDDVLIQGIVVGVIRKF; encoded by the coding sequence ATGACGCTCTCACCGCTGACGCCGAAGCAACGCAAGATGCTCGACTTCCTCTCCGAGGCCATTGCCCAGCAGGGCTATGCCCCGTCGTTCGAGGAGATCGCCGAGAAATTCAACTATCAATCGCTGGCGACCGTCCACGAGCACCTGACCACCTTGCAGCGGAAAGGCTACATCCGCCGCAACTACAACGAGAGCCGGGCCATCGAAGTGCTGCCGCCGCGAGGCAGCACCGGGGCCACCGACATCCCGTTGCTCGGTGCCGTCGCCGCCGGCTATCCGATCGAGTCGATGATGAGCGGCGAGGTCGTGCAGGTCCCCGACGCCATGCTCCCGCGCCGCGGCCCGAACTACGCGCTGCGCGTCCGCGGCGAATCAATGATCGACGAACAGATCTGCGATGGTGACCTCGTCGTCGTCAATGGCCGCGATTCCGCCGACAACGGCGAGATGGTGATCGCCCTCGTGAATGGCAACGAGGCCACCGTCAAGCGCTTCTACCGCGAACCGGGCGGTTGGATCCGACTGCAGCCCGCGAATACCGCGATGCGCCCGCTCCGGTACCAGGAAGACGACGTCCTGATTCAGGGCATCGTCGTCGGCGTGATCCGAAAGTTCTAG